In Blastopirellula marina, the following proteins share a genomic window:
- a CDS encoding sulfatase, whose translation MRKQLILGAFLAAFSILTACQVASAAERPNLIFLLTDDQRWDALGCMGNPVIKTPNIDRLAKEGVVFENAFATTAICATSRASFITGQYARRHGIVDFRAVLSPEAFAQTFPALLRANGYQTAFIGKWGVGNDLPADQYDYWKGFPGQGKYFVDGRPHMTQHLEDQTLEFLDTCSPEKPFCLQVSFKAAHCQDGPGWQFQHAPKYTDYYADNTVVPAETVNDEHYQKLPKQLQGGESRVRWERRFDGNEMLQKNIKDYYRLLTGVDDFVGAMVAKLKEKKLADNTVILFTSDHGFFLGEHGLAGKWLMYEESIRIPMIVFDPRLPKDKRGQRREDMVLSIDVAPTLLDLAGIEPPSVMQGQSLTGLVTGKQTSGWRTEFLYEHLFPHATIPQSEGVREENWKYVFYPNSKPKLEQLFDLQQDPHEVTNLADDPKHADKLNAMRAELEQMRTSLQ comes from the coding sequence ATGCGAAAACAACTGATCCTTGGCGCATTCCTCGCCGCCTTCTCCATTCTGACCGCTTGCCAAGTCGCATCGGCGGCAGAACGCCCTAATCTGATCTTTCTACTTACCGACGACCAGCGCTGGGACGCTTTGGGCTGCATGGGGAACCCTGTGATCAAGACTCCCAACATCGACCGATTGGCCAAGGAAGGGGTCGTCTTCGAGAACGCCTTCGCGACGACCGCCATTTGTGCGACCAGCCGGGCCTCGTTTATCACCGGACAATATGCTCGTCGGCATGGTATCGTCGACTTTCGAGCCGTGCTGAGCCCGGAAGCATTCGCGCAAACCTTCCCTGCCCTGCTCCGCGCCAATGGCTACCAAACCGCATTCATCGGCAAATGGGGCGTAGGCAATGATCTTCCGGCAGATCAATACGACTACTGGAAGGGCTTCCCCGGCCAAGGCAAGTACTTCGTCGACGGTCGTCCGCACATGACCCAGCACCTGGAAGACCAGACGCTCGAGTTCCTCGATACGTGCTCACCGGAAAAGCCTTTCTGCCTGCAGGTCAGCTTCAAAGCGGCCCACTGCCAAGACGGCCCAGGCTGGCAGTTTCAGCATGCCCCCAAATACACCGACTACTACGCCGACAATACCGTTGTGCCGGCAGAAACCGTCAATGACGAGCACTACCAGAAACTTCCGAAGCAACTGCAAGGTGGTGAATCACGTGTCCGCTGGGAACGCCGCTTCGATGGCAACGAGATGCTGCAGAAGAACATCAAAGACTACTACCGCTTGCTGACCGGCGTCGACGACTTCGTCGGGGCGATGGTCGCCAAACTGAAAGAAAAGAAGCTGGCCGATAACACGGTCATTCTGTTCACTTCCGACCATGGCTTCTTCCTGGGCGAACATGGCCTGGCCGGCAAGTGGTTGATGTACGAAGAATCGATTCGCATCCCCATGATCGTCTTCGATCCACGACTACCGAAAGACAAGCGAGGACAACGCCGAGAAGACATGGTCCTTAGTATCGACGTCGCTCCTACCCTTCTCGACTTGGCCGGCATCGAACCACCTTCGGTGATGCAGGGGCAAAGCCTCACCGGACTTGTCACTGGAAAGCAGACCAGCGGCTGGCGGACCGAATTCCTGTACGAGCACCTTTTCCCCCATGCCACCATTCCACAAAGTGAAGGGGTCCGGGAAGAGAATTGGAAGTACGTCTTCTACCCCAATAGCAAGCCGAAACTGGAACAGTTGTTCGACTTGCAGCAAGACCCGCACGAGGTCACCAATCTGGCCGATGATCCTAAGCATGCTGACAAGCTGAATGCCATGCGGGCAGAACTCGAGCAGATGCGGACGTCGCTTCAGTAG
- a CDS encoding polyribonucleotide nucleotidyltransferase produces MEEIRVEKQIGNETLSITTGFLAKQAHGSVLVQYGETVVFVAAVSGPSRPGTDFFPLTCDYRERTAAAGKFPGGFIKREGRPTTKEILSSRLMDRPIRPMFPKGYYDEVQIQASVVASDRMHDGDVLAMNGASAALCISHLPFQGPLAAVRVGRIDGEIVVFPSFEQLEQSDLDLIISGSKDSVLMIEGFSREIPEDEMAEAIMKAHEIVKEICDLQIELTEKAGKAKMEYTEPDDGGLYQRLMDSYYADLKAAKQTTGKQDRADKVRELKTRVKEELIPDPSAEGAICEGAFGTAWHDLEERVVRDLILSGTRTDGRDTKTLRPIECKVDVLPRVHGSAVFQRGETQSLITVTLGTPRDEQRVDGLIDEYSKKFMLDYNFPSFSVGECRPIRGPGRREIGHGALAERSVNPVLPAAEDFPYTVRVISDILESNGSSSMASVCGATLGLMAAGVPITNPVAGISIGLVKEGDDFVLLTDILGEEDHHGDMDFKVAGTQNGITGIQLDLKIKGINEDIIRKTLVQAREARIEILRKMLTTISQPKDEPSKWAPRMMRTKINPEKIGLLIGPGGKTIRAIQEETGATIDVEDDGTVIVASGNLEWAEAAMARVQAITGEVEVGKIYEGRVTSVKDFGAFVEILPGRDGLCHISELSTEYVSDVNSVVKVGDILAVKVLLVDEHDRVKLSHKATLPGGEAPAGEGDEELETAGSRGGDRGGRGGERRDRGDRGGDRGGRGGDRGRRRPRRED; encoded by the coding sequence GTGGAAGAAATTCGTGTAGAGAAGCAGATCGGCAATGAAACCTTATCCATCACAACCGGCTTTCTAGCCAAACAAGCCCACGGCTCGGTGCTTGTTCAGTACGGCGAAACGGTTGTCTTTGTCGCCGCCGTCTCCGGCCCATCTCGGCCCGGGACTGACTTCTTTCCCCTGACCTGTGATTATCGCGAACGCACCGCGGCTGCCGGTAAGTTCCCAGGTGGTTTTATCAAGCGTGAAGGTCGCCCCACCACCAAAGAAATCCTTTCGTCGCGTCTGATGGATCGTCCGATCCGTCCGATGTTCCCCAAGGGTTACTACGACGAAGTTCAGATTCAGGCCAGCGTGGTTGCCAGCGATCGTATGCACGACGGCGACGTGCTTGCCATGAATGGTGCCTCGGCGGCTCTGTGCATCTCGCACCTGCCGTTCCAAGGTCCTTTGGCTGCGGTTCGCGTCGGTCGTATCGACGGCGAAATCGTTGTGTTCCCATCGTTTGAACAGTTGGAACAAAGCGATCTCGACCTGATCATTTCGGGTAGCAAAGATTCGGTGTTGATGATCGAAGGCTTCTCGCGGGAAATTCCCGAAGACGAAATGGCCGAAGCGATCATGAAGGCCCACGAAATCGTCAAGGAAATCTGCGACCTGCAGATCGAACTGACCGAAAAGGCCGGTAAAGCAAAGATGGAGTACACCGAACCAGACGACGGTGGTCTTTACCAGCGTCTGATGGATTCGTACTACGCCGACCTGAAGGCCGCCAAGCAAACGACCGGTAAGCAAGATCGCGCCGACAAGGTTCGCGAACTGAAGACCAGGGTCAAGGAAGAGCTGATTCCCGATCCATCCGCGGAAGGTGCGATCTGTGAAGGTGCGTTCGGCACTGCCTGGCACGATCTGGAAGAACGCGTCGTGCGTGACCTGATCCTCAGCGGTACCCGTACCGATGGTCGCGACACCAAAACCCTGCGTCCGATCGAGTGCAAGGTCGACGTTCTGCCACGCGTTCACGGCTCGGCCGTTTTCCAACGTGGTGAAACCCAATCGCTGATCACCGTCACCCTGGGAACCCCACGTGACGAACAGCGTGTCGACGGTCTGATCGACGAGTACTCGAAGAAGTTCATGCTCGACTACAACTTCCCGAGCTTTTCGGTGGGTGAATGCCGTCCGATTCGTGGCCCAGGCCGACGTGAAATCGGTCACGGTGCTCTGGCCGAACGTAGCGTGAACCCAGTTCTGCCGGCCGCCGAAGACTTCCCTTATACGGTTCGCGTGATCTCCGACATTCTCGAATCCAACGGCTCGAGCTCGATGGCTTCGGTCTGTGGTGCTACTCTCGGTCTGATGGCCGCTGGTGTGCCGATCACCAACCCCGTTGCCGGTATCTCGATCGGCCTGGTGAAGGAAGGGGACGACTTCGTCCTGCTGACCGACATCCTGGGCGAAGAAGATCACCACGGCGACATGGACTTCAAGGTTGCTGGTACCCAGAACGGTATCACTGGCATCCAGTTGGACCTCAAGATCAAGGGGATCAACGAAGACATCATCCGCAAGACGCTCGTTCAGGCTCGCGAAGCCCGTATCGAGATCCTTCGCAAGATGCTGACCACCATCAGCCAGCCGAAGGACGAGCCATCGAAGTGGGCTCCACGTATGATGCGAACCAAGATCAACCCAGAAAAGATCGGTCTGCTGATCGGCCCTGGCGGCAAGACGATTCGTGCCATCCAGGAAGAAACCGGCGCAACGATCGACGTCGAAGACGACGGTACCGTGATTGTTGCCAGCGGCAACCTGGAATGGGCCGAAGCCGCCATGGCTCGCGTCCAGGCCATTACAGGTGAAGTCGAAGTCGGCAAGATCTACGAAGGCCGCGTTACCAGCGTGAAGGACTTCGGTGCCTTCGTCGAAATCCTGCCTGGCCGCGACGGCTTGTGCCACATCAGCGAACTGTCGACCGAATACGTTTCGGACGTCAACAGCGTGGTGAAGGTCGGCGACATCCTGGCCGTGAAGGTCTTGCTTGTCGACGAACACGATCGCGTCAAGCTGAGCCACAAGGCCACCCTGCCAGGCGGCGAAGCCCCTGCTGGTGAAGGTGACGAAGAGCTTGAAACGGCTGGCTCGCGCGGCGGTGACCGTGGCGGCCGTGGCGGCGAACGCCGTGATCGTGGCGACCGTGGTGGTGATCGTGGAGGCCGTGGCGGCGACCGCGGACGCCGACGTCCTCGTCGTGAAGACTAA
- a CDS encoding sigma-54-dependent transcriptional regulator has protein sequence MTTAPQNETSTDPLDVQPDQFRVLVVDNDKAHAMTMAESLERIGFVCTVATSGPEGAEKILAEPFEIVVTDLVMNDIDGMGILQLTKENRPNCEVIVVTGHATVSTAVEAMQNEALNFLEKPLTPDKLRAAALKAAQTIQLKRQNSELMRRLDEKFGFEGLIYCSNKMRQVVQRLQRIAPTDASVLILGETGTGKEVVAQAIHQNSPRKKKPFVPLNCAELSEHLLESELFGHAKGAYTDAASERIGRLEYANGGTLFLDEIGDMPMATQVKLLRVLESGEITRVGENKPIRINVRLLSATNADLETAIAAGTFRSDLYHRLRIVTVQLPPLRDRPDDILPLFDHFLKVFSKKHDKKVRGIDRTVFQRCLDYDWPGNVRQLRNFAESMVVLDLDGTIGLDDLPPELIQEGDDLVPPIDPKPAVSSNGEMPGMVGQPISEVEKWLIGETLKATDGNREEAAKMLGIGERTLYRKIKEYGLRGD, from the coding sequence ATGACCACTGCGCCACAAAACGAGACTTCTACCGATCCGCTCGACGTCCAGCCGGACCAGTTCCGGGTGTTGGTCGTCGACAATGACAAGGCCCACGCCATGACCATGGCCGAGAGCCTGGAACGGATTGGGTTTGTCTGCACGGTGGCAACTAGCGGGCCCGAGGGGGCCGAGAAGATCCTGGCCGAACCGTTCGAGATTGTCGTGACCGACCTGGTCATGAACGATATCGACGGCATGGGCATCTTGCAGCTCACCAAAGAGAACCGGCCCAACTGCGAAGTGATTGTCGTCACCGGGCACGCTACCGTTTCGACCGCGGTCGAGGCGATGCAGAACGAGGCGCTCAACTTTCTGGAAAAACCTCTGACGCCGGATAAGCTTCGCGCGGCAGCGCTTAAAGCGGCTCAGACGATTCAGCTCAAACGGCAGAACTCGGAATTGATGCGGCGGCTGGACGAAAAGTTCGGCTTCGAAGGGCTCATCTATTGCAGCAACAAGATGCGGCAGGTTGTGCAGCGACTTCAGCGAATCGCTCCGACCGATGCCAGCGTGCTGATCCTTGGCGAGACCGGTACCGGCAAGGAAGTTGTCGCCCAGGCCATCCATCAGAACAGTCCGCGGAAGAAGAAGCCATTCGTTCCGCTAAACTGCGCCGAGTTGAGCGAGCACCTGTTGGAAAGCGAACTGTTCGGTCACGCCAAAGGGGCTTACACCGACGCTGCCAGTGAACGCATTGGCCGGCTTGAATATGCCAATGGCGGAACGCTGTTCCTCGACGAAATTGGCGACATGCCCATGGCTACGCAGGTCAAGCTGCTGCGTGTGCTAGAGTCGGGCGAAATTACCCGCGTGGGCGAGAACAAGCCGATCCGTATTAATGTACGGCTACTTTCGGCGACCAACGCCGACTTGGAAACGGCCATCGCGGCCGGGACGTTCCGTTCCGATCTTTACCATCGGCTGCGGATTGTCACGGTGCAGTTGCCACCTTTGCGTGACCGCCCTGATGACATCCTGCCGCTGTTCGATCACTTTCTGAAGGTCTTCTCGAAGAAGCACGACAAGAAGGTACGCGGGATCGATCGAACCGTGTTTCAGCGCTGCTTAGACTACGACTGGCCAGGCAACGTTCGGCAACTGCGGAATTTCGCCGAGAGCATGGTCGTGCTCGACCTGGACGGCACGATCGGGCTCGATGACCTTCCGCCGGAGTTGATCCAGGAAGGGGACGACCTGGTCCCGCCGATCGATCCCAAGCCAGCCGTTTCCAGCAATGGTGAAATGCCTGGTATGGTTGGCCAGCCGATCAGCGAAGTCGAGAAGTGGTTGATTGGCGAAACGCTTAAAGCGACTGATGGTAATCGCGAAGAAGCGGCCAAGATGTTAGGGATTGGTGAGAGAACCCTCTATCGCAAAATCAAAGAATACGGATTACGCGGCGACTGA
- the rpsO gene encoding 30S ribosomal protein S15, with amino-acid sequence MSITKEKKNDAIQDFQRGGEDTGSPEVQIAILTNRINNLTEHMKKHKKDYATRRGLLAMVSRRRRLLDYLKRHDPQKYLDMLARLGIRK; translated from the coding sequence ATGTCGATTACCAAAGAAAAGAAGAACGATGCCATCCAGGATTTTCAACGTGGTGGCGAGGACACGGGTTCCCCGGAAGTTCAGATTGCGATTTTGACCAATCGCATCAACAACCTGACGGAGCACATGAAGAAGCACAAGAAGGACTACGCGACTCGTCGCGGGTTGCTTGCCATGGTGAGCCGTCGTCGCCGCTTGCTCGATTACCTGAAGCGGCACGATCCCCAGAAGTATCTGGATATGCTGGCACGGCTTGGTATTCGTAAGTAG
- a CDS encoding ComEC/Rec2 family competence protein, with translation MRYCQAYPFSIVPPLDRFKLASRKASPAYTERTIYRPLVLLAPAITLGVITDAVFNFSMVVWLVAFVILIACWGLLWCQQRERIASGTLLFAVLVLGGMLHHVHWNLYRSTELSRGLSADKQPVALQGMVLDYPRFLPARPPGSAFEFEQPNQWKVPFRIRQIRNGATWEAASGDTEIYVSGDELDVRPGQSILVFAQATCSEGALNPGEFDFANWARANRRRTFLRSGFPECLKSTGMTPQRSPWDPIRLSRQYVSRVLVAAIPPGLDGLAETIFLGRRERLADETDEAFRQTGTVHLLALSGLHLGILAIFAYWLLRFLPGPVWLPAVCLLLMTVAYVVLVDARPPIVRASILVGAFCVGMILYRRHMFWNSLAAAWILVICWSPTEIFQAGTQLSFIAVASLAWLSGFQAMIKKPDPLKDLIEQTRPWPVKCWRRVVRGFGSMFVASLIVWLVTLPLVLFHFHAASPWTIVLSPILIIPMSIALAGTLMLLVASLAMPMLTPYISWVVSVPLWGMQETVTWTQQHAGFTLWSAGPPAWWVIGFYAVAATVGWLMITHRVPVRWSTAVVAAWLTVGFVWGTTQAIESNTRDDLVCTFVSVGHGTCVLVELPEGRNLLYDCGRLGSPKRACESLSAVLWSKGIQHLDAVIISHDDADHYNGLPEVLERFSVGAVYCSELMEKIPSDLVSSLLDDIRRRGIPLRSLSAGRSLSAHPDVEVTILHPTRKGVLGRDNANSLVLLIEYQGRRILLPGDLESPGTESVIVERPIDCDVVMAPHHGSRHSHADSFYQWCQPEWIVVSSGSRDILGPVIAKPGEPVWLNTAASGRIEIRLSADGGPPKVTSWRESHRRR, from the coding sequence GTGCGATACTGTCAGGCTTACCCTTTTAGCATCGTCCCTCCGCTCGATCGTTTCAAGTTGGCATCCAGGAAAGCTTCACCGGCATACACCGAGCGTACGATCTATCGTCCGCTGGTCTTGCTTGCGCCGGCGATAACGCTCGGGGTGATCACCGATGCGGTATTCAATTTCTCGATGGTGGTTTGGCTCGTCGCGTTCGTGATATTGATCGCATGTTGGGGACTTTTGTGGTGCCAGCAGAGGGAACGCATCGCAAGTGGAACGCTGCTGTTTGCCGTTTTGGTGCTGGGGGGCATGCTGCATCACGTTCACTGGAACCTCTATCGATCGACCGAACTCAGTCGCGGGCTGTCCGCTGACAAGCAGCCGGTTGCTTTGCAGGGAATGGTACTCGATTATCCCCGTTTCTTGCCGGCCAGGCCGCCTGGGTCGGCGTTTGAGTTTGAGCAGCCCAATCAATGGAAGGTTCCTTTTCGTATTCGCCAGATACGCAATGGTGCTACTTGGGAAGCCGCGTCGGGCGATACCGAAATTTACGTCTCGGGGGATGAACTCGATGTTCGCCCTGGCCAGTCGATCTTGGTTTTTGCTCAGGCAACGTGTTCGGAAGGAGCGCTGAACCCCGGCGAGTTCGACTTCGCCAACTGGGCCCGAGCAAACCGCCGGCGGACGTTTTTGCGAAGTGGTTTTCCTGAGTGCCTGAAATCAACCGGGATGACACCGCAACGGTCGCCTTGGGATCCGATTCGCTTGTCGCGTCAATACGTCAGCCGCGTGTTAGTTGCGGCGATTCCTCCGGGGCTCGATGGTTTGGCCGAAACGATCTTCCTCGGTCGTCGCGAGCGATTGGCTGACGAGACGGACGAAGCATTTCGGCAAACAGGGACCGTTCACTTGCTGGCCCTGTCGGGTTTGCATCTGGGAATCTTGGCAATCTTTGCCTATTGGCTATTACGCTTCCTGCCGGGGCCAGTGTGGCTACCGGCGGTTTGTCTGCTGTTGATGACGGTCGCCTATGTGGTGTTGGTCGATGCCAGGCCGCCGATCGTGCGGGCGTCGATCCTGGTGGGTGCGTTCTGTGTGGGGATGATCCTGTATCGGCGGCACATGTTTTGGAACAGCTTGGCGGCGGCCTGGATTTTGGTGATCTGTTGGAGCCCTACCGAGATTTTCCAAGCGGGAACGCAGCTCTCGTTCATCGCGGTTGCCTCGCTGGCGTGGCTATCCGGTTTTCAAGCGATGATAAAGAAGCCTGACCCGCTAAAAGATTTGATCGAACAAACTCGCCCTTGGCCGGTGAAATGCTGGAGACGAGTTGTCCGCGGGTTTGGCAGCATGTTCGTGGCCTCGCTCATCGTATGGCTGGTAACGTTGCCGTTGGTTCTGTTTCACTTTCATGCGGCATCGCCCTGGACAATTGTCCTTTCGCCTATTCTGATCATTCCCATGTCGATCGCTTTGGCGGGGACGCTGATGCTCCTCGTGGCTTCATTAGCGATGCCGATGCTGACACCTTATATCTCGTGGGTCGTATCTGTCCCGTTATGGGGCATGCAGGAAACCGTAACTTGGACGCAGCAGCACGCTGGCTTCACGCTGTGGTCCGCGGGACCTCCGGCCTGGTGGGTGATTGGGTTTTATGCCGTGGCGGCGACGGTTGGCTGGCTGATGATCACGCACCGCGTTCCCGTCCGCTGGAGTACTGCTGTGGTAGCCGCATGGCTGACGGTTGGCTTTGTATGGGGAACGACGCAGGCCATCGAGTCCAACACGCGAGATGACCTGGTATGCACTTTCGTCAGTGTCGGACATGGAACATGCGTACTGGTTGAACTGCCTGAGGGACGCAACCTGCTGTACGACTGCGGACGGCTGGGCTCACCGAAACGGGCCTGTGAGTCCCTTTCGGCGGTGCTATGGAGCAAAGGGATCCAGCACCTCGACGCCGTCATCATTTCTCACGACGATGCCGACCACTACAACGGTCTGCCGGAAGTGCTCGAGCGATTCTCGGTCGGGGCTGTCTACTGTTCTGAATTGATGGAGAAGATTCCCAGCGATCTGGTTTCATCGCTGTTGGATGACATTCGCCGTCGCGGTATCCCGCTGCGAAGTTTGTCTGCCGGCCGAAGCTTAAGCGCACACCCAGACGTTGAGGTGACGATCCTGCATCCCACGCGGAAAGGAGTTCTCGGACGCGACAACGCCAACAGCCTTGTCTTGCTGATCGAATACCAGGGGCGTCGTATCCTTCTGCCTGGGGACCTGGAATCGCCGGGGACCGAATCCGTGATCGTCGAACGGCCGATCGACTGTGACGTGGTCATGGCCCCGCATCACGGCAGTCGGCACAGCCACGCGGATTCGTTTTACCAGTGGTGTCAGCCAGAGTGGATCGTGGTGAGCAGCGGCTCGCGGGACATTCTCGGGCCAGTGATCGCAAAGCCGGGCGAGCCTGTTTGGCTTAACACGGCCGCCAGCGGAAGGATCGAAATTCGGCTTTCGGCCGATGGCGGGCCACCAAAAGTAACTTCGTGGCGAGAGAGCCATCGGAGGCGGTAG
- the mutL gene encoding DNA mismatch repair endonuclease MutL: MPKIQQLSASVVNKIAAGEVIERPASAVKELMENSLDAGATRIDVTIEHGGTELIRIADNGCGIAPEDMALTIASHATSKIGNADDLFHVRTLGFRGEALASISEVSHFLLRSRTHDSDCGSEMLVHGGNVQEAQPCGCPPGTIIEIRNLFYNTPVRKKFLKTTQTEFGHISESFTRMALAYPHVHFTLKHGTRLVHDLPPCQDLRERIRVFFGEEIADQLIEVESENDQVTLLGYVGNPRFSRSNNRMQYLFLNGRFIKDRALQHALGEAYRGLLLHGRFPISFLRMTMPPEMVDVNVHPTKLEVRFQDSGRIYSQLLGTLRTKFLSSNLDATYRPSAEDASNGHGDSPSAEALREELVAWAKGAVDNGSTSSSERRQTDFDLDFRSPNRSPLQLNPIDRSAVGAGSLPLPPIPSGITPAHLRDQEDVEEEALEPMPAATLGGGVGSQQRAIQLHNRYLIAETDEGMAVIDQHALHERILYEELREKALARRLEVQRMLVPETLNLSAQEFAAVDAATETLKQVGIEVEAFGGDTILIRSYPAILGRRKPAEIVREVVDQLLTEGKNLEKRDLLDELLHMMSCKAAIKAGDRLSSEEIDALLELRHLCQDAHHCPHGRPTALVFTKEELDRRFQRT, encoded by the coding sequence ATGCCGAAGATTCAACAACTTTCAGCAAGTGTCGTCAACAAGATCGCAGCAGGCGAAGTGATCGAGCGCCCAGCGAGCGCCGTCAAGGAATTGATGGAGAACTCGCTCGACGCCGGTGCCACGCGAATTGACGTCACGATCGAGCATGGCGGCACGGAACTGATCCGCATTGCCGACAACGGCTGTGGTATCGCGCCCGAGGATATGGCGCTGACGATCGCTTCGCATGCCACCAGCAAAATTGGCAACGCCGACGATCTGTTTCACGTCCGCACACTCGGCTTTCGCGGGGAAGCGCTCGCGTCGATCTCGGAAGTTAGCCATTTCCTGCTGCGTAGCCGCACCCATGATTCCGACTGCGGCAGCGAGATGCTCGTGCATGGGGGTAACGTACAGGAAGCCCAGCCGTGCGGATGCCCGCCGGGGACGATCATCGAGATCCGCAACCTGTTCTACAACACGCCGGTTCGCAAGAAGTTTCTGAAGACAACGCAGACCGAGTTCGGCCATATCAGCGAATCATTCACTCGGATGGCGTTGGCCTATCCGCACGTTCACTTCACGCTCAAGCATGGTACGCGGCTGGTTCATGACCTGCCGCCATGCCAAGACCTTCGCGAGCGGATTCGCGTTTTCTTTGGCGAAGAGATCGCCGACCAATTGATTGAGGTCGAAAGCGAGAACGACCAGGTCACGCTGCTTGGTTACGTGGGGAATCCTCGCTTTAGCCGCAGCAACAATCGGATGCAGTACCTGTTCTTGAACGGACGCTTCATCAAGGATCGCGCGCTGCAGCATGCCCTGGGGGAAGCATACCGCGGACTATTGCTGCACGGGCGATTTCCGATTTCGTTTCTGCGGATGACGATGCCGCCAGAGATGGTGGACGTGAACGTCCATCCGACGAAGCTGGAAGTTCGTTTTCAGGATAGCGGACGCATCTATAGCCAACTGCTGGGAACCCTACGGACAAAGTTTCTGAGCTCGAACCTGGACGCGACGTATCGTCCTTCCGCAGAAGATGCGAGCAACGGCCACGGCGATTCCCCTTCAGCTGAAGCACTCCGGGAAGAGCTGGTTGCCTGGGCGAAGGGAGCCGTCGACAACGGGAGCACCAGCTCGAGTGAACGTCGGCAGACCGACTTCGATCTCGACTTCCGTTCCCCCAATCGTTCGCCACTTCAGCTCAATCCGATCGATCGCTCGGCTGTCGGGGCTGGCAGCTTGCCGCTGCCGCCGATCCCCAGCGGAATCACGCCGGCGCATCTTCGTGATCAAGAGGACGTCGAAGAAGAAGCACTTGAGCCAATGCCGGCCGCCACGCTTGGAGGCGGGGTGGGCTCGCAGCAGCGGGCCATTCAGCTTCATAACCGTTATCTGATCGCCGAGACCGACGAAGGCATGGCGGTAATCGATCAGCATGCCTTGCACGAGCGGATTCTTTACGAAGAGCTGCGTGAAAAGGCCTTGGCACGGCGGCTTGAGGTACAGCGAATGTTGGTCCCCGAAACGTTGAACCTCTCGGCCCAGGAGTTTGCCGCCGTCGATGCCGCGACCGAAACCCTGAAGCAGGTCGGGATCGAGGTTGAGGCATTCGGGGGAGATACGATCCTCATTCGCAGCTATCCGGCCATCCTCGGTCGTCGCAAACCGGCGGAAATCGTGCGGGAAGTGGTCGATCAGCTACTGACCGAGGGGAAGAATCTCGAAAAAAGAGATCTTCTGGACGAGCTGCTTCACATGATGTCGTGCAAGGCCGCCATAAAGGCCGGAGATCGCCTCTCCAGCGAGGAAATCGACGCATTGCTCGAATTGCGGCATTTATGCCAGGACGCCCATCATTGCCCGCACGGCCGTCCGACCGCGTTAGTCTTTACCAAAGAGGAACTCGACCGGAGATTCCAACGCACGTAA
- a CDS encoding two-component system sensor histidine kinase NtrB: MTQDSSAPGPSEKSRDQYLVDQYNEIARLAGSLAHEIKTPLSVIRMNMELLAEDLDDPQTPQQRRAKQKIDTVQEQCERLQGLLNDFLRFARIRDLNLLPGNLNEQIERVLTFVEPQADRQGVEIIRYLDSELPSIDLDAELLYSALLNLVVNAIQAMPDGGSLMVQTREFRNGVLLRLVDTGCGMSDTTALRMFDPFYSTKEGGSGLGLPLAKKIIEAHHATIDVQSELGRGTQFTLEFPLPKRIGRKKQSS; this comes from the coding sequence ATGACCCAAGATTCCTCTGCCCCTGGTCCTTCTGAAAAGTCGCGTGATCAGTACCTGGTTGACCAGTACAACGAGATCGCTCGGCTGGCCGGGTCCCTTGCGCACGAGATCAAGACGCCGCTCTCGGTCATTCGGATGAACATGGAACTGCTGGCCGAGGATCTCGACGATCCGCAAACGCCTCAGCAGCGGCGGGCCAAGCAGAAGATTGATACCGTCCAGGAGCAGTGCGAGCGGCTGCAGGGACTGCTTAATGACTTTCTGCGTTTTGCCCGGATCCGGGATCTCAATCTGCTGCCAGGCAACTTGAACGAGCAGATCGAGCGGGTACTCACCTTCGTCGAGCCCCAGGCCGACCGGCAGGGGGTCGAGATCATTCGCTACCTCGATTCCGAACTGCCCAGTATCGATCTGGATGCCGAACTGCTTTATTCGGCCCTGTTGAATCTGGTAGTCAACGCGATTCAGGCCATGCCGGATGGGGGCTCGCTGATGGTACAAACCCGCGAATTCCGCAATGGAGTCCTGCTGCGGCTGGTCGATACCGGCTGCGGTATGAGCGACACGACGGCCCTGCGGATGTTCGATCCGTTCTATTCGACCAAGGAGGGGGGCTCGGGGCTTGGGCTGCCGCTGGCCAAGAAGATTATCGAAGCCCATCACGCGACCATCGACGTGCAGAGCGAACTGGGGCGAGGGACGCAATTTACGCTGGAATTCCCCCTGCCCAAGCGAATTGGACGAAAGAAGCAATCGTCGTAA